AATACCATTGTGGGTGCCAATAATCCGGTGGCCTACAGCTACGGTCCTGTGGCCAAACTCAGGTTGGGTGCGTCGGAAGTCATTCCCAACGGCCCGGGTAAGGGCATCTTGATTATTACCAACGGCAGTTTTGTGGATATGTCGGGGTACACCGAAACTGTGAATGGTCTCGGTAACTCCGGGCCTTCGGTGGCGGGCAATATTGATAATTCGGGTGGTTATGCGAACCTCATCGTGGGGGATGCTGATACCAACAGTTCCTTCAACGGTCTGCTCAAAAATACTGTCGGCACCCTTAGCCTGACCAAGATTGGTGCGGGCACGCTGACCTTGAGCGGCGCGAACACGTATGCCGGCGGCACCACCAACGCCGGCGGCATGCTGGTCATCAACGCGGATGCCGCACTGGGGGCGGCGGCACCGCTGGTATTTTCGGGCAATAGTACGCTGCAAGTGAGTGCGAACGGCGTCGCTCTGGCTGTCGGCCGTAGTTTGGTTGTCAATAATGGCGTCTCTGCCACCCTCGATAATCAGGCATACACGATGACGATCAATGGGCCGATTAGTGGCGCGGGTACCCTGACCAAGGTTGGTGCCGGTACGCTGCTCCTGAATGGTGGCGACACCTGCGTCAGTACTGTGGTGAACGATGGCTCACTCACTTTCCTGGCCACCGCTGCAGCAGGTGGCGGTTTCACTGTGAATGACAACAAGACCCTGACGCTTGTCTTCACGGCGACCGGCCAGACCGTGCCGATGTCTTCGCTAATGCTGGGTAGCAGCCCGAGTGGCACCGCGACGGTGCTGAACTTCAATGGATGGACGGCTGACACGGTGAATTTTTCGCCTTCCATCTGGGCGACCAACCTGACGGTGAATGGCACGGTCATTATTAATGTCAGCGGGCAACTGGTGGCTGGCGTTCGGATACCGCTCATCAAGTACCTGAATGCGACCGGGGATTTGGCAAACAATCTGCAATTGGGCGCGCTGCCGCGTGGTGTGGTGGCGCAGTTGAAGACTGAGATTCCGGGCCAAGTGGACCTTGAAGTTACCAGCGCTTCGGGAATTAGCTGGTACGGACAAAATGGGACGACTTGGGACATTGCCACCACCGCCAACTGGTGGTTTGAGAGCGGAGATGCCTGGTACACCAACTCTCCGGCGGATGCAGTCACGTTTGGCGATGGCGCTTGGCAATACACGGTCAACCTGACCAACGTGGTTGCGCCGATTCAAGTGCAATTCACCAATACCATTACCCCCTATACGCTCGTGGGTACCGGCAAGGTAAGCGGTGCCGCTTTGGTTATTCAAAGTTCGCCACTGACCAATACTATCAGCACCACCAACGATTATAGTGGCGGCACCCTCATCAACGCGGGGATGCTCAAGCTCGGAACCGCTAATGCGCTCGGCACTCCTTCGGGGCCATTCCTGGCCACCGTCCAGTCTGGTACGGCGCTTGATTTGAATGGCATTGACATCCAGGCGGCCACGGGGAGCACCAAGCCGATCCTCCTCAATGGGCAGCGGGATGCCAACACCGGATCGCTAATCAACAGTGGGGGTAACTTGAATAACCAGGGGGTCAAGGCGGTGACCTTGGGCAGCGATGCGTCCGTGGGACAGAACAACACCTCCCGCTTTGATATCCGTGGTGGCATTGATGGTGGCGGGCACGTGCTCACCAAAGTGGGAATTAACCGCGTGGCGGTGACGACTGCCATGATCAATTTGGCGGGGATCATTGTGACCAACGGTGCGCTGGAGTTGCAAGCCTCCATTACCGGCACGCCGCTGGCGACGGTTTATACTAATGCCATCCTTTCCACCTATGGCGGGGTCACGGAAAATACGCCGGTGACGCTCATCGGCGGAACCCTTGCAACGGAGATATCGGGAAATCCGAATACCTTCGCGGGGCCGGTGACGCTTACTCCTGGATTTAACACCTTCAATTCGCTGGGTGCCACGCTGATTATTTCCGGCAAGGTCACTGGTCCTGGCACGCTCATTAAGACTGGTCCCGGACAAGTCACGCTTGGAGCGGATAACGATTGGGCAGGCGGACTTCAGCTTGCTGCGGGAATATTGGCAGTGGGCAACGGCGGGACGGTGGGTTCGCTCGGCGGCGCAACCCCGTGGTCTTCCCCAGTCACAAATAATGGTGCGCTGGCCTTTGCCCGGTCGGACACCAATGTTTTTAGCGGGGTTATTTACGGCACGGGCAGACTAATCCAACGCGGCCCTGGCAAACTGTTCCTGGGCGCGGATAATCAATACACGGGACCGACCGTCGTTTCCGGTGGTACGCTGGTAAAGAGTTCTCAGAACGATTTGCCGGTCAATACGGCCCTGGTCCTGGGTGAGACCAACCTGACGACCGCTGGTACATTGGACCTTGGGACCTTCAGTCAGACGGTTTCTTCCTTGGCGGTAAGCAGCACCAATTCAACGGCCACGAACTCCATTATCATTGGCATTGGGCAAACCTTGGCGGTCGGTGGCAACTTTACCGTAGGCGTTGACGTCGGCACCAACGACTACACCAATCTGAGGATTTCAGGCGGGGGCTCACTGATTGTTACTAACGCCTCCCAGTACTTCACCGTCGGTACCAACGTGGCTGCTGCCAATGCGCACGGCAATAGCAGTACGCTCGACCTCTCCAAATTGGCCAGTGTCACCCTTGGCAACAGCAGTATCCCGATCAGTGAATTCCGCGTTGCCTATGGCAATGGCAGTGGGGGAACGAGTGACACCTTGACGCTCTCGGACACCAATAACCTGATCACTGCCACCACCTTCCAGTTAGGTAATTCGCTCCAAAATAACGCCAGTTCCGGCACCAATATCCTGGGCGCCGGGACCAACGTTCTGCTTGCGGACACATTCAATATCGCCCTGTGCAAAGCGAACGGCACGCTCAAGTTTGCGTCCCAGACCGCAGGTAGTCCCGGCACTGTAATTATCGGCGGCAAGACCGGGTCGGCAGCCAATATCTGGCTCGGCTACAAGAATAACACAGGGACAGCGGGTACTCCCACCGGCACTTTGGACCTGCGTGGCCATAACGCCACGGTCACGGCCGGGAACTTGTACATTGGGATTGAAAACGGAGCGGGTAACATTGGCGGTACGGTTGGGAATCTTTACTTCGACAGCGGTATCTTTACGGTGACGAACATTACCATGGCGGTCAAAAGCAACACCTGCACTGGTTCGGCGGTGGCCACACTGAATGTCGGCGGTGGCACGTTCACGGTGTACTCTGGCGGCTCGTTTAAACTTGCCACCCAAGGCACCAATAGTTCGGCCAGCGGAACGCTGAATATCACCGGGGGCACCTTTAATTCGCAGGCGGACATCCTCAAAGTCACCAATGCGGTGGCGGGCGGGTCCGTGGCCGCGACGGCGATGGTGGCCAACGCGACGCTGATATTGGGGGGTAAACTCGGCACCGTAGCCGTGCCTTTGGATAGTGTGCAGTTCACGAATGCACTGCTCTCCTTGAATGTGTTTTCCGCCGTCACGAACGTGGTGACAACCACCCTCAGCGTGGGTGGAGCCAATACCATTGGCATTTCGCAGTTGCCGCCGATGTCCACCACAACGACGCAACTGACCCTCATCAAATACACCACGCTGGCGGGCGCCTATAATTTCAGTCTCGCCAGTGGCTACCGGGTGCCGGGGTATCTTTCCAACAATATCGCCAATGCTTCCATTGACTTGGTCCTCACGAATGCGACGGATGCGCAAGGCAATTATCCCATTACTTGGACCGGTGTGAAGAATGGGAACTGGGATATTAATACCTCGACCAATTGGGTGGATCTGTTGCCTGTCCCCACCATGTATCAGCAATCTATTCTGGGCGGTGATAATGTCCGGTTTGATGATAGTGCCTTGGGTGTTACGACGGTGAATCTGACCACCAATCTCTCGCCGACCTCGGTGACTTTCAGCAACACCAGCGTTAGCTACACCTTCACTGGTGCTGGCAAGCTCACCGGCGGAACGGGGCTGACCAAATGGAATACCGGCAGTGTGACCCTCAATCAGGCCAATGATTATACCGGTCTCACTGTCCTGAATGGAGGCACCCTGTCGCTCGGTGTGAATAATGCCCTGCCCACCGGTACCACCGTCAATTTCAGCCCGACCAATGGCGGTGTGACGCTGGCCACTCTGGATCTGCAAGGGCACAGCCAGACTATCGCCAAACTTTCCCTCAGCACCACGGGTTTGACCAATACTCTGGCCACCAATCACATCACTGCCATCATTACCGGCGGTCCGGCTTCCACTCTCACGGTCAACGGTGCCGCTGATATCAACATTGGGCCGAGCGTGCTCGCCGGCGTCAATCCGGTGATTACCAATACCTTGGACATGTCTGGGCTGGGGAACTTTATCTACACGGCTGTCAACAACACCTTCCGCGTTGGCCCGTTAAGTTCTGGCAATTATGGTCAGTTCGCCGTCGCTACGCTGGCCGCCACGAATACCATTACGGCCATAACGTTGGCTCTTGGCGATATAACTACGGCTGGCTGTACCACCAATTTCACCAATCAACTTCACTTTGGCCAGGTGAATACGATCAATGCCAGTAACGTGTACTTGGGTTCCAGAACGGCCCACGCGACCATGGATTTTGCGGCCGGTTGGGTTTCGCCGTCGCTCACGTTGCGTGGCGCGGCGGGTGGGAGCAGTCCCGTTGCCAATATGCTGGTGGGGGCGGCCGATAATAATAATACCAACCTGTCCCTCAACCATGTGTTCGATGTGAGCGCCGGCACGCTGGATGCCCTCATCGTCAATCTGACCGTGGGGCGGAACCAGCAGCGTTGGACCATGGAAAATGGCTTCTTCCGCATGGGGGCGGGCACGCTGGTTGCCTCGAACCTGATCGTGGGCCAAGTCTTGGGAGCCAATAGCACGAATGGTGCGGGGAATGGAACTTTCTTTCTGAGCGGAGGCTCGGTGATGGCCAATATTTTGACCCTTGCCGACAATAACTCGCTTTATGGAGCAACCAGTACTGGCACGCTCGTGCTGACAAACAATGGGGCTTTCCAAGTGCGATCAATCACCAAGGGCAACGTGGTCGGCACGTCGGCTGGCACCATCACGCTCAATGGCACCAATGCGGTGCTGGATCTGCTAGGTGGCACCATTGGGACCAATG
The Verrucomicrobiota bacterium DNA segment above includes these coding regions:
- a CDS encoding autotransporter-associated beta strand repeat-containing protein, whose amino-acid sequence is MKTCFSTRWLACHAKRVALLLTLIGLGVAPARLTAATVTWTGQFATGSNWNNAANWSPSVPVAGDFLVLSNAVRQTNWNDFTAGTSFGALSFSNFNFVLWGNWFSLTNGVTNYVSGGNNLVSNAMAFVAPSAAGLPQATQTVWNAVASGSGALVFKGNLTNSAPTGAAAGTNVLVFGGTGDFGVSNIITGVAGLIKSGTGNLTLGAANTYSGNTAAGAVVDTFLLGGRTIATVANVIPSGSSKGNLNMTNAVFDLNGTTVQNLNGLNGDGTAVVNNSSLNTASLLVLCAQNSNSFWGGNITDPNWSTGGLINVSNSNGGVTMFTNANLYHGYTRVQGGTLILTNQGSITNSSFIIVANGRTLQIENNTTGGFNSNRIGDNATVILDNGTINFNGAGSANAVFQEYIGTLVISNRNSTINLNDTTANQTNLLLVGNVVRLGGGTLTVGGTGVGQPNQTYQDRLVFTNQSSLTNFGNTIGIIPWIINGDDYMRYSSLSNTPMRLYGDQDYWVSQPETQWNNLTNAVLLRYGQTLTADRTVGLLQLAYSPAQASGMAPPLNLGNQTLRLASGYLNMSGRTYGGLWLITNGTLTAGLSSGAPGELIIRTGNGNFTQMNQLGASAPLNLLGNEIASTIGDNSGGAVQLNKVAGNPLILSGNNTYTGGTTVSGGDTLMIGNGGTIGNVGYGDITNYGTVQFNRSDDYSFTNTMRGYGLYHKYNTNNITFTSDSPFTGQALGYGGTITLGGTSGRFSGVSQYTMYGGSALALFNTSAASHADRVPTGTTVMLNGGTLAFTNDASAANYSEYISTFYVANQGSCKVLLTPTQPGYSSILTGAGLSRGNNGTVNITGPGLGLDRTNMLFLATAPTMQNGTWSPAYVISGTEFAKWTTNTSLQVTSVTAMVSSDYSINPLDSTANWMPTTNVKLTDGSWPITGLRSNNTLNLAQTAASVNLNLGSLLVVSNGGILASGDFDSTIAGGNLASGTTELIFHVLIPTNNLHALTVSSVITNQAGNGALMNLTKSGPGKLVLSGNNLYTGSNFINEGVLSVGAIADAGYNSNLGTNGGATGVYLRGGTLQFTGDNSASPTARRFDVNNNIGGGIDVASVGNLVITNTFTGANSFSDLVKTGSGILTLGGTANNADLKINVKEGKLVLNKQAGGTGKAVYGITGVSPGATIEYGNTAYGDQIYDNGSYSVLNMNGVFDFKGASDGFNLMTGTGLVTNSAANTTSYMTNGANGSGGITTVNVGDGVGFGGGTNVLVVKGNSLGLTGNNTYHGQTIISSGLLLINGDNRLGTPPTLYTSNQLLFAGGNLGATGGGLVGINTNQGITLTANAALEAAPNTTLSVTSAITGNFSLTKNGEGLLLLNNPNNNWTNGLYINNGMVRLGASEVIPDGIGTNGVTVQPYTTTAGYSSYIPAGILDLNGYNETVSWLNVNYTTVAQGLVTNSAANITNILSVGSGQVLNNASAGTINGTIGDNPAANGRLILQKVGPGILTMGTTSTNAYSGGTIIANGILGINNDVNLGATPATPTTNITLVGGTLKNTGSAVPSVNANRILNLTASGGYLAAGGSPGTLTINGKITGPGFLGIGFETGTNIITNPLNDYAGNTIVGANNPVAYSYGPVAKLRLGASEVIPNGPGKGILIITNGSFVDMSGYTETVNGLGNSGPSVAGNIDNSGGYANLIVGDADTNSSFNGLLKNTVGTLSLTKIGAGTLTLSGANTYAGGTTNAGGMLVINADAALGAAAPLVFSGNSTLQVSANGVALAVGRSLVVNNGVSATLDNQAYTMTINGPISGAGTLTKVGAGTLLLNGGDTCVSTVVNDGSLTFLATAAAGGGFTVNDNKTLTLVFTATGQTVPMSSLMLGSSPSGTATVLNFNGWTADTVNFSPSIWATNLTVNGTVIINVSGQLVAGVRIPLIKYLNATGDLANNLQLGALPRGVVAQLKTEIPGQVDLEVTSASGISWYGQNGTTWDIATTANWWFESGDAWYTNSPADAVTFGDGAWQYTVNLTNVVAPIQVQFTNTITPYTLVGTGKVSGAALVIQSSPLTNTISTTNDYSGGTLINAGMLKLGTANALGTPSGPFLATVQSGTALDLNGIDIQAATGSTKPILLNGQRDANTGSLINSGGNLNNQGVKAVTLGSDASVGQNNTSRFDIRGGIDGGGHVLTKVGINRVAVTTAMINLAGIIVTNGALELQASITGTPLATVYTNAILSTYGGVTENTPVTLIGGTLATEISGNPNTFAGPVTLTPGFNTFNSLGATLIISGKVTGPGTLIKTGPGQVTLGADNDWAGGLQLAAGILAVGNGGTVGSLGGATPWSSPVTNNGALAFARSDTNVFSGVIYGTGRLIQRGPGKLFLGADNQYTGPTVVSGGTLVKSSQNDLPVNTALVLGETNLTTAGTLDLGTFSQTVSSLAVSSTNSTATNSIIIGIGQTLAVGGNFTVGVDVGTNDYTNLRISGGGSLIVTNASQYFTVGTNVAAANAHGNSSTLDLSKLASVTLGNSSIPISEFRVAYGNGSGGTSDTLTLSDTNNLITATTFQLGNSLQNNASSGTNILGAGTNVLLADTFNIALCKANGTLKFASQTAGSPGTVIIGGKTGSAANIWLGYKNNTGTAGTPTGTLDLRGHNATVTAGNLYIGIENGAGNIGGTVGNLYFDSGIFTVTNITMAVKSNTCTGSAVATLNVGGGTFTVYSGGSFKLATQGTNSSASGTLNITGGTFNSQADILKVTNAVAGGSVAATAMVANATLILGGKLGTVAVPLDSVQFTNALLSLNVFSAVTNVVTTTLSVGGANTIGISQLPPMSTTTTQLTLIKYTTLAGAYNFSLASGYRVPGYLSNNIANASIDLVLTNATDAQGNYPITWTGVKNGNWDINTSTNWVDLLPVPTMYQQSILGGDNVRFDDSALGVTTVNLTTNLSPTSVTFSNTSVSYTFTGAGKLTGGTGLTKWNTGSVTLNQANDYTGLTVLNGGTLSLGVNNALPTGTTVNFSPTNGGVTLATLDLQGHSQTIAKLSLSTTGLTNTLATNHITAIITGGPASTLTVNGAADINIGPSVLAGVNPVITNTLDMSGLGNFIYTAVNNTFRVGPLSSGNYGQFAVATLAATNTITAITLALGDITTAGCTTNFTNQLHFGQVNTINASNVYLGSRTAHATMDFAAGWVSPSLTLRGAAGGSSPVANMLVGAADNNNTNLSLNHVFDVSAGTLDALIVNLTVGRNQQRWTMENGFFRMGAGTLVASNLIVGQVLGANSTNGAGNGTFFLSGGSVMANILTLADNNSLYGATSTGTLVLTNNGAFQVRSITKGNVVGTSAGTITLNGTNAVLDLLGGTIGTN